In a single window of the Methanobacterium formicicum genome:
- a CDS encoding AIM24 family protein yields MFCPNCGTEVKGKFCPNCGESIEVAPETLESPEIKPAVTTPGEGSSSKYSVDDFINRTMEKPGSGETFEIENNYLLNINLNGKVWSKKGAMVAYTGDVKFKREGTFEHGLDKFVKKAVTGETSTLMKMKGQGKVYLADQGKEVVVLNLQNERIYVNGNDLLAFEDQIDWDITMMSSGVGMSAGGLFQVKLEGTGMVAITTHFTPITLVVTPDQPVYTDPNATVAWSGGLTPSVKADVDFKTLLGKDSGETFQLKFQGQGFVIVQPFEEI; encoded by the coding sequence ATGTTTTGTCCCAACTGTGGAACTGAAGTTAAAGGAAAATTTTGCCCAAACTGTGGTGAATCAATAGAAGTAGCCCCGGAAACTCTTGAAAGCCCGGAGATCAAACCAGCGGTCACCACACCGGGTGAAGGATCTTCAAGCAAATACTCAGTAGATGACTTCATCAACCGAACCATGGAGAAACCAGGTTCTGGTGAAACATTCGAAATTGAAAACAACTACCTGCTGAACATAAACCTCAACGGTAAGGTATGGTCCAAAAAGGGAGCCATGGTAGCCTACACCGGTGATGTTAAATTCAAAAGGGAGGGAACCTTTGAACATGGCCTGGATAAATTTGTTAAAAAGGCAGTTACTGGGGAAACAAGCACTTTAATGAAAATGAAAGGACAGGGAAAGGTATACTTGGCAGATCAGGGGAAAGAAGTCGTTGTTTTGAATCTGCAGAACGAGCGGATTTACGTCAATGGAAATGACCTTTTGGCCTTTGAAGACCAGATTGACTGGGACATAACCATGATGAGCTCAGGAGTGGGAATGTCTGCCGGAGGTCTGTTCCAGGTAAAACTGGAAGGAACCGGTATGGTGGCTATAACCACTCACTTCACCCCCATCACCCTGGTGGTAACTCCGGATCAACCAGTTTACACGGATCCCAATGCCACTGTGGCCTGGTCCGGTGGTTTAACCCCCTCAGTCAAGGCGGACGTGGACTTCAAAACTTTACTGGGAAAGGACAGTGGTGAAACATTCCAGTTAAAGTTCCAGGGCCAGGGATTCGTAATTGTGCAGCCTTTTGAAGAGATATAA
- a CDS encoding ATP cone domain-containing protein → MTKVIKNKGRIEAFNPNKIKGSLQKATIDAGYTVEEKKDIINQVFANINKKIDEDEEIKSETIKMCLLTELDKCEPYIAKSWRNFDKKYKSR, encoded by the coding sequence TTGACCAAGGTAATAAAAAATAAGGGTAGAATTGAAGCGTTTAATCCCAATAAAATTAAAGGGTCACTGCAAAAGGCCACAATTGATGCTGGTTACACTGTGGAAGAGAAAAAAGATATTATAAATCAGGTATTTGCTAATATAAACAAAAAAATTGACGAAGATGAAGAAATTAAGAGTGAAACCATAAAAATGTGCCTTCTAACCGAATTAGATAAATGCGAACCGTATATAGCTAAATCATGGCGTAACTTTGATAAAAAGTATAAATCAAGATGA
- a CDS encoding PAS domain-containing sensor histidine kinase, which yields MQKSHKPINPGYSALKIALIYFVISIIWIIASDQLLNLTVGNRQLFTTLAMFKGSLFVVVTAVLIYFLVYRNLVSIKSSGEDLTKSEKKFREIFNKANDMISVNTMAAGGIPGKFLEVNEVMSKKLGYGKEELLNMSPADIISPDIKIPENTGAILLEKGHSTYEVVVITRDGREIPVEVKSHIINYEGQDVSLSVSRDITDRKRAEDKLKSSLEEKTILLREVHHRVNNSLQIISSLFNLQSSYVDENYRDVLLVSQSRVKSMAMIYEKLYQSPDLTHINIKDYVESFVSNLFSLYGVETGIIQTQIKVSDIEMGMDTAIPLGLIINELVTNSLKHAFPDGIKGKKIQITLNKNNGLFKLEVADNGVGIPETEITESPKTLGLQLVKSLVNQLNGTMTITIKKGTMVEMLFKEVKYKERL from the coding sequence ATGCAAAAATCCCATAAACCCATTAATCCCGGTTACAGTGCCCTTAAAATAGCATTAATTTATTTTGTAATTAGTATAATCTGGATTATTGCTTCCGATCAATTGTTAAACCTCACTGTAGGTAATAGGCAGTTATTCACCACACTGGCCATGTTCAAAGGAAGTTTATTTGTAGTGGTTACTGCTGTTTTGATTTACTTCCTGGTTTACAGGAATCTGGTTTCCATTAAAAGTTCGGGAGAAGACCTTACCAAAAGTGAAAAGAAGTTTCGCGAAATCTTTAACAAAGCCAACGATATGATATCGGTAAATACCATGGCCGCCGGTGGAATTCCCGGGAAGTTCCTGGAAGTCAATGAAGTGATGAGTAAGAAGCTGGGCTACGGTAAAGAGGAACTCCTGAATATGAGTCCCGCGGACATAATATCCCCCGACATAAAAATTCCGGAAAATACTGGTGCAATACTCCTGGAGAAGGGCCACAGCACCTACGAGGTGGTAGTGATAACCAGAGATGGAAGGGAGATACCAGTTGAAGTGAAAAGCCACATCATCAATTACGAAGGGCAGGATGTTTCTCTGTCAGTATCCCGTGACATAACCGATCGTAAAAGAGCAGAAGATAAATTAAAATCATCCCTGGAAGAAAAAACTATCTTACTGCGGGAAGTTCATCACCGGGTTAACAACAGCCTGCAGATCATTTCCAGTCTGTTCAATCTCCAGTCCAGCTACGTTGATGAGAATTATAGAGATGTTCTCCTGGTAAGTCAGAGCAGGGTTAAATCCATGGCCATGATATACGAAAAACTGTACCAGTCACCGGATCTGACCCATATAAACATTAAAGATTATGTGGAAAGCTTTGTATCCAATCTTTTCTCTTTGTACGGGGTGGAAACTGGAATTATCCAAACCCAAATTAAGGTTTCGGATATAGAAATGGGAATGGACACAGCCATACCTTTAGGACTGATCATCAATGAACTGGTTACCAATTCTTTGAAACACGCATTTCCTGATGGAATAAAAGGGAAAAAAATCCAGATAACTCTAAATAAAAATAATGGGCTATTTAAATTGGAAGTAGCAGATAATGGGGTGGGCATACCTGAAACGGAAATAACAGAAAGTCCTAAAACTCTGGGTTTACAGCTGGTAAAGAGCCTGGTTAATCAGTTGAATGGAACCATGACCATCACTATAAAGAAGGGAACCATGGTGGAAATGTTATTTAAAGAAGTGAAGTACAAGGAACGGCTTTGA
- a CDS encoding LSm family protein: MSVQKNVNTSRPLDVLGRALNSQVLIKLKGGREFRGVLESFDMHMNLVLNDAEELESGESSRRLGVVLIRGDNIVYISPG, encoded by the coding sequence GTGAGTGTACAGAAGAATGTGAATACATCACGACCATTAGATGTTTTAGGTCGAGCCCTTAACTCTCAAGTGTTAATTAAACTTAAAGGTGGCAGAGAATTCCGCGGAGTTCTCGAAAGCTTTGATATGCATATGAATTTAGTTCTAAATGACGCCGAAGAATTAGAAAGCGGTGAATCATCAAGGAGACTGGGTGTAGTCCTCATACGCGGGGATAACATTGTATACATATCACCAGGATAA
- a CDS encoding RNA-binding protein, producing the protein MKIKKRYHLKKKKLKEFEAKLGPYSSLIPSKTKVEILESDLPDLILVDGDPLIMILDGEPFPTLKGALKHPLESQVVVVDMGAVKFMASGADVMSPGIVEADPQIQEGDTVIVVDENHHKPLAMGTAIINGQEMVESNKGKAVRTLHYIGDKIWNLEI; encoded by the coding sequence TTGAAAATAAAAAAGAGATACCATCTTAAAAAAAAGAAGTTAAAGGAATTCGAAGCTAAATTAGGACCTTACAGTTCATTAATACCATCTAAGACCAAGGTAGAGATTTTGGAAAGTGATCTGCCTGATTTAATCCTGGTGGATGGTGATCCACTTATCATGATCCTGGATGGTGAACCATTCCCCACCCTTAAAGGAGCATTGAAGCACCCCCTAGAAAGTCAGGTGGTGGTAGTGGATATGGGGGCCGTGAAATTCATGGCCAGCGGTGCCGATGTAATGTCCCCGGGTATTGTAGAGGCTGATCCCCAGATCCAGGAGGGAGATACAGTGATTGTGGTTGATGAAAACCATCACAAACCCCTGGCCATGGGAACCGCCATTATAAATGGACAGGAAATGGTGGAAAGTAATAAGGGTAAGGCTGTGAGGACCTTGCATTACATTGGGGATAAGATCTGGAACTTAGAGATATAA
- a CDS encoding toprim domain-containing protein, translated as MEMRNPIDVRIIVEGASDVENVSRALQNIALGAEYHITISSIIPTTNTEIAKKAVNGADIVLIATDVDAPGRELAEKFQKVLKKEVGHIERMKLPFGHDVEYIDPALIRREIKNAIIRSGLLSIANLGRFREIKNRLKESEDKIKELKAEIKDLSSQKDELALENQELVDAQERLKLKQDNLQEEFKVTKQRYADVKNQYGMLINKNLYERFPIHELWKETFNETLDEEEHITFITSEFKPENIVLGQGFIAAPSKKDAVDWLKVIRTVLIFYDSKIEDLKEEIGDEKFTPHLLKE; from the coding sequence ATGGAAATGAGAAATCCCATCGATGTGCGTATCATCGTGGAAGGAGCTTCAGACGTGGAAAACGTTTCCCGGGCTTTACAGAATATTGCCCTGGGAGCGGAGTACCATATAACCATCTCCTCCATCATACCCACCACTAACACCGAAATAGCTAAAAAAGCTGTAAACGGTGCAGATATTGTTTTAATCGCCACTGATGTGGATGCCCCTGGAAGAGAATTGGCTGAAAAATTCCAGAAGGTTCTTAAAAAAGAAGTGGGTCATATCGAGAGAATGAAACTCCCCTTCGGCCACGATGTGGAGTACATAGACCCTGCCCTTATCCGAAGGGAAATAAAAAACGCCATAATTCGGTCTGGACTGCTGTCCATCGCCAATTTGGGACGCTTCAGGGAAATAAAAAACCGGCTCAAAGAATCCGAAGACAAAATTAAAGAATTGAAAGCAGAAATTAAAGACCTGTCTTCACAAAAGGATGAACTGGCTTTAGAAAACCAGGAACTGGTAGACGCCCAGGAAAGGCTCAAATTAAAACAGGATAATTTACAGGAAGAATTTAAGGTTACCAAACAGCGCTACGCTGATGTGAAAAACCAGTACGGAATGTTAATTAATAAAAATCTGTACGAAAGATTCCCTATTCACGAACTGTGGAAGGAAACCTTTAATGAAACTTTAGATGAAGAAGAACATATTACTTTTATTACCAGTGAATTCAAACCCGAAAACATTGTTTTAGGGCAAGGTTTCATAGCTGCTCCATCTAAAAAGGATGCAGTAGATTGGTTGAAGGTTATTCGTACGGTACTTATTTTCTATGATTCAAAAATTGAAGATCTCAAGGAAGAAATAGGTGATGAGAAATTCACTCCACACCTACTCAAGGAGTAG
- the arfB gene encoding 2-amino-5-formylamino-6-ribosylaminopyrimidin-4(3H)-one 5'-monophosphate deformylase → MELRYSAGRVISPEVNKIGILAVGSHLENHGAALPIDTDSKIASYLAFEASIRTGAKFLGILYGATEYEYVKHGIHLTPQALVEKELIPTLRKAKNNLNLEAAVLVNGHGGNVPIQDYLDDVRGKLNLEIIFNNRIVEIEGPHAGTGELSMGMALGMADVSCLVEHCNFEEYPEVGMVGLDQARQANEGIDRGACEVQEQGIDVNRELGESLLETAILDIVKDVKSLLK, encoded by the coding sequence ATGGAACTGAGATATTCCGCAGGACGGGTAATTTCACCGGAGGTTAATAAAATAGGAATCCTGGCAGTGGGTTCCCACCTGGAAAACCACGGTGCAGCACTCCCCATTGATACTGACTCTAAAATAGCGTCTTATCTGGCATTTGAGGCTTCAATTCGTACTGGGGCCAAATTTTTAGGGATACTTTATGGGGCCACAGAGTACGAATATGTGAAACATGGGATTCACCTCACTCCCCAGGCCCTGGTGGAAAAAGAACTTATTCCCACCCTAAGAAAGGCCAAAAATAACTTAAATTTAGAAGCAGCGGTCCTGGTTAATGGGCACGGTGGAAATGTACCCATTCAGGATTACCTGGATGATGTTAGGGGAAAACTGAACCTGGAAATAATATTCAACAACCGGATCGTGGAAATCGAGGGCCCCCATGCCGGGACAGGTGAACTTTCCATGGGGATGGCCCTGGGAATGGCTGATGTATCCTGTCTGGTTGAGCACTGTAACTTTGAAGAATACCCTGAAGTGGGAATGGTGGGCCTTGACCAAGCACGCCAGGCCAATGAAGGTATAGATAGGGGGGCCTGTGAGGTTCAGGAACAGGGAATTGATGTCAACCGGGAGTTGGGGGAATCACTCCTGGAAACTGCCATTTTGGATATTGTTAAGGACGTGAAAAGTTTGTTAAAATAA
- a CDS encoding DUF6790 family protein, which produces MEISYIFVGVPLLGAVIHLFVSKKPRSLNRITELLLLWYLGVGIGVGSLFSGLVQVISPEIVAQSTGWGYSPFLREVGFANISYGILGLLAVRFRNFWAPAIIAYAVFMWGAAAGHIYEIQQNANLSVGNAGTVLYLDILMPLFLIILLLVYQKTLKKDSSS; this is translated from the coding sequence ATGGAAATTTCGTATATATTTGTGGGTGTCCCCCTTTTAGGGGCAGTTATACATTTATTTGTGAGTAAAAAACCCAGATCACTAAATAGGATAACAGAATTACTGTTATTATGGTATTTGGGAGTGGGAATAGGTGTGGGGTCCCTTTTCAGTGGATTGGTACAGGTAATCAGCCCGGAAATAGTGGCTCAATCTACAGGATGGGGTTATTCACCATTTTTGCGTGAAGTTGGATTTGCAAATATTTCCTATGGTATACTGGGCCTTTTAGCAGTACGTTTCCGGAATTTTTGGGCTCCCGCTATTATTGCTTATGCCGTGTTCATGTGGGGGGCAGCTGCCGGCCACATATATGAGATACAGCAAAACGCCAATCTTTCAGTGGGTAATGCCGGGACAGTACTTTACCTGGACATTTTAATGCCTTTATTTTTGATTATATTACTGTTGGTATACCAGAAAACTCTGAAAAAGGATTCATCTTCATGA
- a CDS encoding patatin-like phospholipase family protein: MDETDEKPSKALVLSGGGITGTAWELGVLLGLEEGGVKVTDVDLVVGTSAGSSIGAQITSGLRLEELYNLQLKPIIETKERPVDFDGHEFRQMMAAAIMSSPDSQTARVRIGEAALNAPTMSEEERLEIMASRLPVHEWNQEKKLIINAVDAQTGEWIKFSQDSGVPLLLAVSASSAVPGVYPPTTINGRRYIDGGMSSGTNADVAQDYQKVLIIVAEPTMVAPAMGPTMHRITFQEEVKQLEESGSQVKVITPDEESLEAKGPNPLDAEFRSAAAEAGRKQGQRIAEEVNIFWE, encoded by the coding sequence ATGGATGAAACGGATGAAAAACCATCAAAAGCTCTAGTTCTGAGTGGTGGGGGCATCACCGGAACAGCATGGGAATTAGGTGTCCTTCTGGGACTTGAAGAAGGCGGGGTGAAGGTTACTGATGTGGATCTCGTGGTGGGGACATCAGCTGGTTCCAGTATAGGTGCCCAGATCACCAGTGGCCTCCGCCTGGAAGAACTCTACAACCTACAGCTCAAACCAATCATTGAAACCAAGGAAAGACCAGTGGACTTTGATGGACATGAATTCCGTCAGATGATGGCTGCAGCCATTATGAGCTCTCCTGATTCTCAAACAGCAAGAGTACGTATTGGAGAGGCCGCACTGAATGCTCCCACCATGAGTGAGGAAGAAAGGTTGGAAATAATGGCTTCTCGCTTGCCTGTTCATGAATGGAATCAGGAGAAAAAACTTATTATCAATGCCGTTGATGCCCAGACTGGTGAATGGATTAAATTTAGTCAGGATTCTGGTGTTCCCCTTTTACTTGCAGTATCAGCCAGTTCAGCTGTTCCCGGTGTTTATCCTCCCACCACCATCAATGGTCGTCGCTACATTGATGGGGGTATGAGTTCCGGTACCAACGCCGATGTAGCCCAGGATTACCAGAAGGTGCTTATAATTGTAGCCGAACCCACTATGGTTGCACCGGCAATGGGACCCACCATGCACCGCATCACCTTCCAGGAAGAGGTTAAACAACTGGAAGAATCTGGTTCCCAGGTTAAGGTCATCACCCCTGATGAAGAGTCACTGGAAGCTAAAGGGCCCAACCCCCTGGATGCAGAGTTTCGAAGCGCAGCTGCCGAAGCCGGACGTAAACAGGGGCAAAGAATAGCTGAAGAAGTGAATATTTTCTGGGAATAA
- the pscS gene encoding O-phospho-L-seryl-tRNA:Cys-tRNA synthase, giving the protein MECQDYSLNRQTERENLNLNPLQRGGVLPPESRQALYEFSDGYSVCDYCAGRLDQIPKPSINSFLEDIANFIQVDHARTVHGAREGKFAVMHALCRPGDTVVMDGNAHYTSHLAAERNGLNIVEVPSSGEPEYRVDAEGYHETLDELNDRGEDVSLVLLTHVDGDYGNVTDARAVGKVAHDAGIPFLLNCAYSMGRMPIDAKGWNVDFAVGSGHKSMAASGPIGILGVQEEWADLVLKRSSLHQVKELEMLGCTSRGAPIATLMASLPHIINRVKHWDVEVEKSRYFVSEMEKISGVRQIGVRPTEHDLVRFETPFFHRIADKHPRKGFYLYEELKQRNIVGIKRGQTQWFKCSVYGYSQEQVHYIAHSFAEIADKYGEMAD; this is encoded by the coding sequence ATGGAATGTCAAGATTATTCCCTTAACCGTCAAACTGAAAGAGAAAACCTCAACCTCAACCCTCTCCAACGTGGAGGGGTGCTTCCTCCTGAATCACGGCAAGCACTGTATGAATTTTCCGATGGGTACAGTGTGTGTGATTACTGTGCTGGCCGCCTGGATCAAATACCAAAACCATCCATCAACAGTTTTCTGGAAGATATTGCCAATTTTATCCAGGTAGATCATGCCCGAACTGTCCATGGAGCACGGGAAGGAAAATTCGCAGTTATGCATGCCCTTTGCCGGCCAGGAGATACCGTGGTTATGGATGGTAACGCCCATTACACTTCTCACCTGGCAGCAGAACGTAACGGGCTAAACATAGTGGAAGTTCCCAGCAGTGGAGAACCAGAATACCGTGTTGATGCAGAAGGATACCATGAAACCCTGGATGAACTCAATGATAGGGGAGAAGATGTGAGCCTGGTTCTTTTAACCCATGTAGATGGGGATTACGGTAATGTAACTGATGCCCGTGCTGTTGGTAAAGTTGCCCATGATGCCGGTATTCCCTTCCTTTTAAACTGTGCATACTCCATGGGACGAATGCCCATAGATGCCAAAGGATGGAATGTGGATTTTGCAGTGGGAAGTGGCCATAAAAGCATGGCCGCCTCCGGACCCATAGGCATACTGGGTGTGCAGGAGGAGTGGGCCGATCTGGTCCTGAAACGATCCTCCCTGCATCAGGTGAAGGAACTGGAAATGTTGGGGTGCACCAGTCGCGGGGCTCCCATTGCAACTTTAATGGCATCTCTGCCCCATATCATTAACCGGGTGAAGCATTGGGATGTTGAAGTGGAAAAAAGCCGTTACTTTGTTTCTGAAATGGAAAAAATCAGTGGAGTACGCCAGATCGGTGTGCGACCAACTGAACATGATCTGGTACGATTCGAAACACCATTTTTCCACAGAATCGCAGATAAACATCCACGTAAAGGTTTTTATTTATATGAAGAGCTTAAACAGCGCAACATCGTGGGTATCAAAAGGGGACAGACCCAGTGGTTTAAGTGCAGTGTCTACGGTTACAGCCAGGAACAGGTGCACTACATAGCCCATTCCTTTGCTGAAATTGCCGATAAATATGGGGAAATGGCAGATTAA
- a CDS encoding glycosyltransferase family 39 protein: MQGHLKSLISTVKSRNDLVVVLLLLVLVVATRLPLAGKFLYEWDSANFALALERYDILLHQPQPPGYILFVGVGKVFNQIFPDANTTLVFMSIMFSILTVILVYFLGKDLFSKKVAIIGSILLIFSPIFWFYGEIATIYPSESFLAILIAYTSYQAFKGRKSFLYISSLVLGLAGGFRQDLIPFMFPLWMFCLFYHDHHFKRVVTALAVLGVSILLWLVPSIILAPGLENYLHAGGHFSASFTTSSVLFGAPLSNHLLMDGLLFSWLMIGLGFIGGFLIVIFLIWKRKTLLDRKMLKNPRLIFLGLWILPSLLFLIFVPLSKPGYTLTFLPALILILGYVVTGFSQNLGVKFNISPGKVVSALIIIYVLLNSVYFLYPYNLNEESTWETQIDHMNTTEKMILGLDMLFMYNQEKITINDQNTEWHLEVIGNLSQNRPQSTQIIIRDIIREDQGFSWRKAMYALPEYSVYYLFDSGNSQLKSNKLNNQVSAYYGKNHTFTISQSSALEIPINSSTERIVWIMDNRSPFFQELQSQLEIKTIHLPNGLNIYYSEVKGKKLDFEVGGFEFKTTNNPS; the protein is encoded by the coding sequence ATGCAGGGACACCTTAAATCTTTAATTTCAACCGTCAAATCCCGGAATGATCTGGTTGTCGTACTGTTACTCCTGGTTTTAGTGGTGGCCACTCGCCTACCCCTGGCCGGCAAATTTCTTTACGAGTGGGACTCGGCGAATTTCGCCCTTGCCCTAGAAAGGTATGATATACTTCTCCATCAACCGCAGCCCCCGGGTTATATCCTTTTTGTGGGTGTGGGCAAGGTTTTTAACCAGATTTTCCCTGATGCCAACACCACTCTGGTGTTCATGAGTATAATGTTCAGTATTTTGACGGTTATTTTAGTGTACTTCCTGGGTAAAGATTTGTTTTCAAAGAAAGTTGCCATAATTGGCAGCATATTACTCATATTCAGCCCTATCTTCTGGTTCTATGGAGAAATCGCCACAATTTATCCCAGTGAATCTTTTTTAGCCATATTAATAGCTTACACATCTTACCAGGCCTTTAAAGGTAGAAAATCATTTTTGTACATTTCTTCCTTGGTTTTAGGCCTGGCCGGAGGATTTCGCCAGGACTTAATCCCTTTCATGTTTCCCCTATGGATGTTTTGCCTGTTTTACCATGACCATCACTTTAAAAGGGTGGTCACTGCCCTGGCAGTTCTGGGCGTATCCATCCTACTCTGGCTGGTACCTAGCATTATCCTTGCCCCGGGTCTGGAAAACTATCTACATGCCGGAGGGCATTTTTCAGCCTCTTTCACCACCAGCTCTGTGCTATTTGGGGCCCCATTATCTAACCATCTTTTAATGGATGGCCTGTTATTTTCATGGTTGATGATTGGTCTGGGTTTTATAGGGGGATTTTTAATTGTGATCTTCCTCATCTGGAAAAGGAAAACCCTCCTGGACCGGAAAATGCTTAAAAATCCTCGGTTAATTTTTTTAGGCCTGTGGATACTCCCTTCACTCCTATTTTTAATATTTGTACCATTATCCAAACCAGGTTACACCTTAACCTTCTTACCTGCCCTCATTTTAATCTTAGGTTATGTGGTAACTGGATTTTCACAGAATTTAGGAGTAAAATTTAATATTTCGCCAGGAAAGGTAGTGAGTGCACTTATAATAATCTATGTACTATTAAACAGTGTTTATTTCCTTTATCCTTACAATTTAAATGAAGAGAGCACATGGGAAACCCAGATCGACCATATGAACACCACGGAAAAGATGATACTGGGGTTGGACATGCTGTTCATGTACAACCAGGAGAAGATCACCATCAATGACCAGAATACAGAGTGGCACTTGGAGGTGATTGGTAACCTGTCCCAAAACCGGCCCCAGAGTACTCAAATCATTATAAGGGACATTATCCGTGAAGACCAGGGCTTCAGCTGGAGGAAAGCCATGTATGCACTCCCAGAATACAGTGTTTACTATCTCTTTGATTCGGGTAACTCCCAGCTAAAAAGTAACAAGCTCAACAACCAGGTCTCAGCTTACTACGGTAAAAATCACACCTTCACCATCTCCCAGTCCAGTGCATTGGAGATCCCCATAAATTCTTCCACAGAAAGGATTGTATGGATAATGGATAACCGATCACCCTTTTTCCAGGAACTGCAAAGTCAGTTAGAAATTAAAACAATCCATCTACCCAATGGTTTGAATATCTATTACTCCGAGGTTAAGGGTAAAAAATTGGACTTTGAGGTGGGGGGATTTGAATTCAAAACTACCAACAACCCCTCCTAA
- a CDS encoding nitroreductase family protein — MVDLYPQIFKRKSIRDYYLEPLEEVVLQNVLEQVNNLEPLYDDIKVDLKIVSSDDVNPRMMKKAPYYLAVFSENKEGYKTNIGFLLQQMDLFFSAHGLGSCWQGIPQPKKRVVESSDIKFIILMAFGKPKVQLHRTSNLEFNRKPLPKISDIKNEGYIGALLEAARLAPSATNSQPWFFKGNNHVIHAYSFKPNILRAIMLKKYIKIDMGIALYHIKLAAEHLGKTVRIVFDDAGREKTPNRYEYVASVKIN; from the coding sequence ATGGTTGATCTTTACCCTCAGATATTCAAGAGAAAATCCATTAGAGATTACTATCTGGAACCTCTGGAAGAGGTTGTGTTACAGAATGTGTTGGAGCAGGTCAACAACCTGGAACCTTTATATGATGATATTAAGGTAGATTTAAAGATAGTCTCCTCAGATGATGTTAATCCCCGGATGATGAAAAAAGCACCCTATTACCTTGCTGTATTTTCAGAAAATAAAGAGGGATACAAGACCAACATTGGCTTCCTGCTCCAGCAGATGGATCTTTTCTTCTCAGCTCATGGGTTGGGCAGCTGCTGGCAGGGGATCCCCCAACCAAAAAAACGGGTTGTGGAAAGTTCAGACATTAAGTTCATTATTTTAATGGCCTTTGGAAAGCCAAAGGTTCAGTTACACCGAACCAGTAATCTTGAATTCAATAGGAAACCACTCCCTAAAATAAGCGACATTAAAAATGAAGGTTACATTGGGGCTTTGTTGGAAGCAGCCCGCCTGGCCCCCTCTGCTACAAACAGCCAGCCATGGTTTTTTAAGGGTAATAATCATGTTATTCACGCTTATTCTTTCAAACCGAACATTTTAAGGGCCATAATGCTGAAGAAATATATCAAAATTGACATGGGTATTGCCCTCTACCATATTAAACTGGCAGCAGAACACCTTGGAAAAACAGTGCGCATTGTTTTTGATGATGCTGGACGTGAAAAAACCCCTAATAGGTACGAATACGTGGCCAGTGTGAAAATAAATTAG
- a CDS encoding 50S ribosomal protein L37e, with amino-acid sequence MKGTPSFGKRNKKTHIRCRRCGKNSYNARKRYCAACGFGRSKRVRTYSWQNKKLNGYRLK; translated from the coding sequence TTGAAAGGTACACCATCATTTGGTAAACGTAATAAAAAAACCCATATCCGATGTCGAAGATGTGGGAAAAACTCATACAATGCCAGGAAGCGCTACTGTGCTGCCTGTGGATTCGGAAGATCCAAAAGGGTCAGGACCTACAGCTGGCAGAACAAAAAACTTAATGGTTACAGGTTGAAGTAG